Sequence from the Clostridium butyricum genome:
AATTAATCCGTATCTCATTATTAATATTGAACTTTCTCTGCTTGTTAATGATTCACCAAGTTTCTTATACAAAGCTCTAACTTGCAGATTACTTTCTACCTTATCTAGTACTGAATCTTTTTCACTGCTTAATATATCCATTAGACAAAACTCATTGCCTTCCTTATCAACTCCAATCGGATCTTGGAGATAAACTTCACTCTTCTGCTTTTTATTATTTCTAAATAGCATTAAAATTTCATTTTCTATACACCTTGAAGCATAAGTAGCAAGTCTAGTTCCCTTACTAGAATCAAAAGAATCAATTGCTTTTATTAGCCCTACTGTTCCTATTGAAATCAATTCATCTACGTCTTTATTTGGGAAAGAATATTTTTTAACAATATGAGCTACTAATCTTAAGTTTCTTTCTATCAATATACTTTTAGCACTTTTATCTCCTTCTTTAAATTTCTTTAAGTACATTTGTTCCTCTTCTTCATCTAGTGGTAATGGAAAAGTATTGTTGTTGGTTATATATCCTGTTAAAAAAAAGGAATTGCATATAAGCTCAACTAAGCCATTTAATATAAACACCTTTTTCCTCCATAACAGTGCTTCATATTATAGTATGTTTTTCCTTAGAAAAAGTTGCTTATACATTTATATTTATTTATCGCATAATTTTTCTACTATGTCTTTAAAGATAGGGGCAGCTGTGTCTCCACCTCCAGCATCATTATTGTTAGCATTTTTTATTAATTCAATATCTGGTGTAAAAACTATCATTGTATATTTTTTATTATCCTTCATAAAATACCCTGTAAACCATCCATGAGTTTTGCCATTACTACCTGTAGAAGACCCTGTTTTTCCTCCAATAATCACATTATCCATATATGCTTTTTTTCCGGTACCATTTTTAACAACTTGAGTCATAGCATTTTGTACAATTTTTGCAGTTGTTTCACTATATACTTTTTTTTCGTCTTTTTTAAATTCTTCTACTACATTTTCATCCTTATCCAAAATTGCTTCGATAATATATGGCTTTTCATAAACTCCATCATTTACAACTGTATTTATAGCTCCTAGCATTTGAATTGGCGTTACATTCATACACTGACCAATAGATATGTTATTCATACCTGAATCTTCATTAGGCATTATTCCCATTGCTTCATTTCTATTTGTTCCAGCAAAATTTAAAACTCGATTATATAATCCCTGGCTTTTTGAATATTCCATTAATTTATCATAACCAAGCTTAAATCCTATTTGAGCAAAAACATCATTACATGAAATTTCAAAAGCTTTTTCAACTGTAATTTTTCCATGAGGAGTTTTACAAATATCTCCCTTACATGTATATGTGTCATTTATATTAATAATCCCACATTCTAAAGCAGAACTCAATGTTATTATTTTATAAATAGATCCCGGCTCATATCCCATCTGCTCTATACCCAGATTAATATTCGCCTCACTCTCATCTTTTTGAACCATTGATTTTATTTTTCCACTGTCACTCTCCATAATTATTACACCTATATTTTTTAGATAATTATATTTATCACTATCTAAAACTTCTTCTACTTTATCCTGCATATCCTTATCTATCGTTAATCTTAAATTCCTATTTTCATCAGAAACACTTACTGATTGTTTTGAGTAAATAGCTTTGTCATCTAAATAAAATTCGCCTTTAGGTGTCTCATTATTTTTCAAATAATTATAAAGATCTCCTTCAATTGTTCCTTCGGCATTATTTCCTTCACATATTTTACTTAGCATATTTTCAATACTCCACGCTTTTTTTCCATCAACAGTATCGGATATATACGTATATATACCTTTTATATTTTTTAATTTATTTATTTTATTATAAGTATCTTCAGATATATTGTAATATACTTTTCCACCCTGTTTCATAATATTAGAATAATTAAATTGCGGATCTTCCGATTTCATTATAAAATTCAATGCCATCAAATCTTCTAAAGTCTCTTCATAATTATTCAATGTAAAAGGCTTTACATCAATAACAAGCACATATTTCTTATCATACTTCATTAAATCTTTACCATTACAATCTAATATCATGTAATCTAAATTTGTTATATTTTCTTCTTGATGATTCTGATAAGAACTTTGTACTTTCTCAGATGGGTGCAACTGCAGCTTATATATTCTCATTGTTAATAATATTAATAATGTAAATAAGAAGGCCGTAACATACAATATCCTTTGTTTTTTATATAATTTTTCAATAAAAATAAAAAGCACCTCCCTATGGTTAAATTTTAACCCACGAAGATGCTTTTTATTCAGTTTTATCCTTTTATCCCAAAAAAATTCATTAATAATCTTTTTATTGAATGCTTAATAGAATCAAAATTATAAAGAGTAAGTTTTATTTCCTTTAACAAGCATATCATTCTTTTGAAGTGGTTCACTAACCTTTACTTTAAATATCATATGCGCTCTATTAGCAACATCTGTTTTACATTGCTTGCTAACATCATACATTTCACTTATTTTAACATTAAAATATGGTGTATGTGGTCTTAAAACTTCAACTTCTGTATTATCAAATACTCTATTTTTTTGAAGTATAGTTGCTGTTTGAGTTTCAGCATCATATTCTTGAACCATACCAACTATTTCGTAATCACGTATATAAGATTGATCTTCATAATTTTGTTCACCATTTATACCCAAGAAAAATCCTGTATGATATTGTCTATGGCTTACTTTATTTAATATATCCATCCATTCTTCCTTAAATTCATATGCTTCTTTATTATCATAATATGAATCTAAAGCCTCTCTATAAGCCTTAACTGCTGATGCTACATAGAATTCACTTTTCATTCTTCCTTCAATTTTAAGAGAATCTATACCTGCTTCTACAAGTTCTGGTATATAGTGAATCATACATAAATCTTTTGAATTCATTATATATGTACCATTATCATCCTCAATAACAGGATAATATTCACCTGGTCTTGTTTCTTCTACAAGATGATACTTATATCTACATGCATTTGAACATATTCCTTTATTAGCATCTCTTCCAAGCATATAATTTGAAATAAGACATCTTCCTGAATAAGCAATACACATTGATCCATGTACAAAAGTTTCTATTTCACAATCTTCTGGAATATTTTCAGTAATTGTCTTTATTTCTCTGAAAGTTAACTCTCTAGCAAGTACTATTCTTTTTATTCCAAGGTCATACCAGAACTTTGTTGCAACCCAGTTTACCGTATTTGCCTGAGTACTTAAATGTATTTCTAAATCAGGAGCAACTTCTTTTGCTATTGCAATTAATGATGGATCTGCAATTAACACTGCATCTACCCCCATATCATATAGTCCTTTAATATATTCTCCTGCACCTTTTAAATCATAGTTTCTTGCAAATACATTTAAAGTCACATAGACTTTTTTACCTCTATCATGACAATATTTTATACCTTCTATCATCTCTTCATTTGTGAAGTTATTTGAAAAAGCCCTTAAATTTAACTTTCCTCCACCTAAATATACAGCATCCGCACCAAAATCTATTGCTATTTTTAATTTTTCTAAATTCCCCGCTGGGGCTAGAATTTCCGGTTTCTTTTTCATGTGATTTTTTACCTCCTCTTAGTTACTGCTATCCCATCTCCCATTGGTATAACTGATGTAATTAAACTTTCATCCTGTGTAACTAAATCTAAATATGTTCTCATTCTTTTTACTATTGTTATTTTTCTTCTTTTTACCAATTCTTGAGATGCAACCATTCCCCTGAAAAGTACGTTATCAGCTACAATTATACCGTCGTCTTTTAAAAGTCTAAGACAGTGTGGTAAAAAATGATTATAGTGTCCTTTCCCTGCATCCATGAATATAAGATCAAATTTATCATCTAATCTTTCTAATACTTCAAGACAGTCTCCTTGCTCAATTTTAATTTTATCCCTTAAATTAAATCTGTCTAAATTGATTTTAGCCATTTCTATCATTTTTTCATCACGTTCTATAGTTACAATGTCAGGTTCTACACCTGCACTTTCATACATTAAAATTGATGAAAATCCAACAGCTGTACCTAACTCTAAGATTTTTTTAGGCTTTTTCATACTTGTCATAAACTCTAAAAATACTCCTGTTTCCTTTTGAACTATAGGTACTCCATTTTCTCTTGCAAAGTCTTCTATTTCTTTTAACGTTCCAGTTCTTTCAGGAATCAATCCTCTTATATAGTCTTCCATATAATCATATGTAATTTTACTCAATTTTCTCTCCTCCAAAACTAGTATCCTAATTCTTTCTTTTTAGCTAAGAAATCCTCATAGCTTTTTGTGAAATAATGTGTTCCGTCTTTTTGCAATATATAATATAAATTATCTGTCTTTGCTGGAAGCAGAGCTGCTTTTATGCATTCAATTCCCGGACTTGCTATCGGTCCTATTGGCAAACCTGAATATTTATATGTATTATACGGAGAATCTACTTCTAGGTGTCTGTTTAAAACAACATCAACATGTTCTCCTAAAGCATATAATACTGTTGCATCTAGTTGCAGCTTCATACCCTTTTCCAATCTGTTATAAATTACAGATGAAATTAAAGGTCTATCTATATCTTCACTAGCTTCTTTTTCTATCATAGATGCAATAGTAATTATTTTATCAATATCTTCATTCTTTATAACAATATTATTTTCTTTTTCTATTTCTTTTATTGCCGTATTAAATCTTTCAAGCAT
This genomic interval carries:
- the sigK gene encoding RNA polymerase sporulation sigma factor SigK, coding for MFILNGLVELICNSFFLTGYITNNNTFPLPLDEEEEQMYLKKFKEGDKSAKSILIERNLRLVAHIVKKYSFPNKDVDELISIGTVGLIKAIDSFDSSKGTRLATYASRCIENEILMLFRNNKKQKSEVYLQDPIGVDKEGNEFCLMDILSSEKDSVLDKVESNLQVRALYKKLGESLTSRESSILIMRYGLIDGKCKTQREIASNLGISRSYVSRIEKKALKKLKKELYSKN
- a CDS encoding penicillin-binding transpeptidase domain-containing protein is translated as MILDCNGKDLMKYDKKYVLVIDVKPFTLNNYEETLEDLMALNFIMKSEDPQFNYSNIMKQGGKVYYNISEDTYNKINKLKNIKGIYTYISDTVDGKKAWSIENMLSKICEGNNAEGTIEGDLYNYLKNNETPKGEFYLDDKAIYSKQSVSVSDENRNLRLTIDKDMQDKVEEVLDSDKYNYLKNIGVIIMESDSGKIKSMVQKDESEANINLGIEQMGYEPGSIYKIITLSSALECGIININDTYTCKGDICKTPHGKITVEKAFEISCNDVFAQIGFKLGYDKLMEYSKSQGLYNRVLNFAGTNRNEAMGIMPNEDSGMNNISIGQCMNVTPIQMLGAINTVVNDGVYEKPYIIEAILDKDENVVEEFKKDEKKVYSETTAKIVQNAMTQVVKNGTGKKAYMDNVIIGGKTGSSTGSNGKTHGWFTGYFMKDNKKYTMIVFTPDIELIKNANNNDAGGGDTAAPIFKDIVEKLCDK
- a CDS encoding peptidase U32 family protein, with translation MKKKPEILAPAGNLEKLKIAIDFGADAVYLGGGKLNLRAFSNNFTNEEMIEGIKYCHDRGKKVYVTLNVFARNYDLKGAGEYIKGLYDMGVDAVLIADPSLIAIAKEVAPDLEIHLSTQANTVNWVATKFWYDLGIKRIVLARELTFREIKTITENIPEDCEIETFVHGSMCIAYSGRCLISNYMLGRDANKGICSNACRYKYHLVEETRPGEYYPVIEDDNGTYIMNSKDLCMIHYIPELVEAGIDSLKIEGRMKSEFYVASAVKAYREALDSYYDNKEAYEFKEEWMDILNKVSHRQYHTGFFLGINGEQNYEDQSYIRDYEIVGMVQEYDAETQTATILQKNRVFDNTEVEVLRPHTPYFNVKISEMYDVSKQCKTDVANRAHMIFKVKVSEPLQKNDMLVKGNKTYSL
- a CDS encoding O-methyltransferase, producing the protein MSKITYDYMEDYIRGLIPERTGTLKEIEDFARENGVPIVQKETGVFLEFMTSMKKPKKILELGTAVGFSSILMYESAGVEPDIVTIERDEKMIEMAKINLDRFNLRDKIKIEQGDCLEVLERLDDKFDLIFMDAGKGHYNHFLPHCLRLLKDDGIIVADNVLFRGMVASQELVKRRKITIVKRMRTYLDLVTQDESLITSVIPMGDGIAVTKRR